A single region of the Raphanus sativus cultivar WK10039 chromosome 1, ASM80110v3, whole genome shotgun sequence genome encodes:
- the LOC108806620 gene encoding polyadenylate-binding protein RBP47A, producing MQTTNNGPDSSSAATTPPLQQSTPPPQQQHQQQQWQQQQQQQWMAAMQYPAAAMAMMQQQQMMMYPHQYAPYGQGHYQQHPQFQYAAYQQQQQQQQQNHQQRGGSGGDDVKTLWVGDLLHWMDENYLHTCFSHTNEVSSVKVIRNKQTSQSEGYGFVEFLSRSAAEEVLQSYSGVTMPNAEQPFRLNWASFSTGEKRASENGGPDLSIFVGDLAPDVTDATLLETFAGYQSVKGAKVVIDSNTGRSKGYGFVRFGDENERSRALTEMNGAFCSSRQMRVGIATPKRAAAYGQQNGSQALTLAGGHGGNGSMSDGDSNNSTIFVGGLDADVTEEDLMQPFSQFGEVVSVKIPVGKGCGFVQFGNRQSAEEAIGNLNGTVIGKNTVRLSWGRSPNRQWRGDSGHQWNGGYSRGQGYNNGYANQDSNMYATEAAAVPGAS from the exons ATGCAGACAACAAACAACGGTCCAGATTCGTCATCAGCCGCAACGACGCCACCGTTGCAGCAATCCACTCCACCCCCGCAGCAGCAACACCAACAACAACAGtggcaacaacaacaacagcaacaatgGATGGCGGCGATGCAGTACCCGGCGGCGGCTATGGCGATGATGCAGCAGCAACAGATGATGATGTACCCTCACCAGTACGCTCCCTACGGTCAAGGTCACTACCAGCAGCATCCTCAGTTTCAATACGCTGCGTATCAGcaacaacagcagcagcagcagcagaatCACCAGCAGCGCGGTGGATCTGGCGGAGATGATGTGAAGACTCTCTGGGTTGGGGATCTTCTTCACTGGATGGACGAGAATTATCTCCATACCTGTTTCTCTCACACCAACGAG GTTTCTTCTGTGAAAGTCATAAGAAACAAGCAAACTTCTCAGTCAGAAGGGTATGGGTTTGTTGAATTCCTTTCACGTTCAGCAGCTGAGGAAGTTCTTCAGAGCTACAGCGGTGTAACAATGCCCAACGCAGAGCAGCCTTTCCGTTTGAACTGGGCGTCTTTCAGTACCGGTGAGAAGAGAGCATCAGAGAACGGCGGTCCAGACCTGTCGATATTCGTAGGAGACTTGGCTCCAGATGTCACTGATGCTACACTGCTCGAGACCTTTGCTGGATACCAATCTGTCAAAGGTGCAAAAGTTGTGATCGATTCCAACACTGGGCGTTCCAAGGGTTATGGGTTTGTCAGGTTTGGTGATGAGAACGAGAGGTCAAGGGCGTTGACTGAGATGAACGGTGCTTTCTGCTCGAGCAGGCAGATGCGTGTTGGTATTGCAACGCCTAAAAGAGCTGCTGCTTACGGCCAACAGAATGGTTCACAAG CTCTGACACTTGCTGGTGGACATGGAGGAAATGGTTCAATGTCTGATGGGGACTCAAACAACTCAACA ATATTTGTTGGTGGACTTGATGCTGATGTCACTGAAGAGGACCTCATGCAACCTTTCTCCCAGTTTGGGGAGGTTGTTTCGGTGAAGATCCCTGTAGGAAAAGGATGCGGTTTTGTCCAATTTGGTAACAG GCAGAGTGCTGAAGAAGCCATTGGGAACTTGAACGGGACAGTCATTGGGAAAAACACTGTCCGGCTATCTTGGGGAAGAAGCCCAAACAGACAG TGGAGAGGAGACTCGGGCCACCAATGGAACGGAGGGTACTCAAGAGGACAAGGTTACAACAACGGATATGCTAACCAGGACTCAAACATGTATGCTACTGAAGCGGCTGCTGTCCCTGGAGCTTCTTAA
- the LOC108854109 gene encoding zinc finger protein ZOP1: MTEYWVSQGKKWCEFCKIWTQNNATSIRNHELGKHHRECVEKKLTDMREKSAAKDKELKKNEKLLQQIEAKATRSYQKDVATAHEVAKANGAPEDGTHDWVLDAASGYYYNQINGLHYDSKSVFYYNDSIGRWVTQDEAYATVKTSSDKDTKMPLVKKPVPSSEAGPSTAKPPGRVVSATFNPKRNVKGAASSVEIGNNKRKRIDEKPKKVSAEEKAALRAREAARKRVEDREKSLLGLYNRPF, translated from the exons ATGACTGAG tatTGGGTAAGCCAAGGGAAGAAGTGGTGCGAGTTCTGTAAGATATGGACTCAGAACAACGCGACAAGTATTAGAAACCATGAGCTTGGTAAACACCACCGTGAATGTGTCGAGAAGAAGCTCACTGATATGCGTGAGAAGAGCGCTGCTAAAGACAAAGAGCTCAAGAAAAACGAGAAACTCCTTCAACAGATCGAAGCT AAAGCAACTCGTAGCTATCAGAAAGACGTAGCAACTGCTCATGAAGTTGCCAAAGCGAACGGTGCACCCGAGGATGGTACACACG ATTGGGTTCTTGACGCTGCTTCGGGCTATTATTACAACCAGATCAATGGTCTCCACTATGATTCAAAGTCTGTATTCTATTACAATGACTCGATAG GACGTTGGGTGACACAAGACGAGGCTTACGCTACGGTTAAAACTTCATCAGATAAAGACACTAAAATGCCTCTCGTTAAAAAGCCCGTGCCTTCTTCGGAAGCTGGACCAAGTACCGCGAAGCCACCTGGGAGGGTTGTCTCGGCTACTTTCAACCCGAAAAGAAATGTGAAAGGAGCTGCCTCATCTGTTGAGATTGGCAACAACAAGAGAAAGAGAATAGATGAGAAACCCAAGAAAGTATCTGCAGAAGAGAAAGCTGCGTTGAGGGCGAGAGAAGCTGCTAGGAAACGAGTTGAAGACAGAGAAAAATCATTGCTTGGCCTTTACAACAGACCCTTTTGA
- the LOC108858590 gene encoding agamous-like MADS-box protein AGL97 has protein sequence MVKKGGTKRKPVMTKITNKASRATTFTKRRDGLYSKAAQLCVVSDVQIAVLATPSSSNSNTPFFSFGHSSVESVVSAYLSGQRLAPVSTCDNTKATREDLGICMARKDLGLGFWWDDEKLVNSNDPEELMEAMESMKVLYSRLKGLEDQTLTTTTTRIDDEDMVEISPESDEWSEMDLLKLLQDCDCDDVPPLHDVVSNTEEDHNVSEETCNNNNNNFVSLPELDEWSEMVLNQLLEDCDHVPEPPVFTDKEEENHNVSDFASLPEAVAGILEEEAMNIDWDTVFASGEELLSDEYKMYV, from the coding sequence ATGGTGAAGAAGGGAGGTACGAAGAGAAAGCCTGTGATGACGAAGATCACTAACAAAGCTTCGCGTGCTACTACTTTCACCAAACGCAGAGACGGTCTCTACAGCAAAGCCGCTCAGCTTTGTGTTGTCTCCGACGTTCAAATCGCTGTCCTTGCGACACCTTCTTCTTCAAACTCAAACACTCCCTTCTTCTCGTTTGGTCACTCTTCCGTTGAGTCCGTGGTCTCCGCTTATCTCTCCGGACAGAGACTTGCTCCTGTTTCAACGTGTGATAATACCAAAGCGACGAGAGAAGACCTAGGTATATGTATGGCTCGCAAGGACCTAGGGTTAGGGTTTTGGTGGGACGATGAGAAGCTCGTCAACTCGAATGATCCGGAAGAGCTTATGGAAGCGATGGAGTCTATGAAAGTACTATATAGCCGTCTCAAGGGATTGGAGGATCAAAccctaacaacaacaacaacaaggatCGACGACGAGGACATGGTTGAGATTTCACCTGAGTCGGATGAATGGAGCGAGATGGATCTTCTTAAACTCCTCCAAGATTGTGATTGTGATGATGTACCACCACTACATGATGTTGTTAGCAACACTGAAGAGGATCACAATGTATCTGAGGAaacctgcaacaacaacaacaacaactttgTATCATTACCTGAATTGGATGAATGGAGCGAGATGGTTCTTAATCAACTACTGGAAGATTGTGATCATGTACCAGAGCCACCTGTCTTTACtgacaaagaagaagagaatcacAATGTATCTGACTTTGCTTCATTACCTGAAGCAGTTGCTGGAATCTTGGAAGAAGAGGCGATGAATATTGATTGGGATACTGTTTTTGCATCCGGTGAGGAGCTTCTTAGTGATGAGTATAAGATGTATGTATAG
- the LOC108852072 gene encoding E3 ubiquitin-protein ligase SINA-like 7 — protein MAGVSISEASGQVNGSSSALSQKRQRSLVSPGGDGAKKRSLMLMDSDLLDCPICYEPLTVPIFQCDNGHLACSSCCPKLSNHCPSCASPIGDKRCRAMENVLESTFVPCQNAELGCTKNVSYGKESTHKRECNFSPCSCPVQDCNFIGTYKDLYVHYRITHSKNYLLDRFTCGVSFSTQLNIKNETVILRENSKYLLFTMHCFRKPYGVIVTISCIAPSAPEVGEFSYHLSYTVDGHTLTYESSKVKRVLEVSCQTGQENFMLIPHCLLRGDLLKMELCIRSRRSITEQEG, from the exons ATGGCTGGAGTTTCAATTTCAGAAGCTTCAGGCCAAGTAAATGGGTCGAGTAGTGCTCTCTCGCAAAAGAGACAACGCTCTTTGGTATCTCCCGGTGGCGACGGAGCGAAGAAACGCTCGCTGATGCTGATGGACTCAGATCTTCTCGACTGTCCCATTTGCTATGAACCATTGACAGTTCCCATCTTCCAG TGTGATAATGGACACTTGGCTTGCTCTTCTTGCTGTCCCAAATTGAGTAATCACTGCCCTTCTTGTGCTTCCCCCATTGGTGACAAAAGATGTAGAGCAATGGAGAATGTTCTTGAATCGACCTTTGTCCCATGCCAAAACGCCGAGCTAGGTTGCACTAAGAACGTCTCTTACGGGAAAGAATCAACCCATAAGAGGGAATGCAACTTCTCTCCTTGCTCTTGTCCGGTTCAAGACTGCAATTTCATTGGCACATACAAGGATCTATACGTTCACTACAGAATTACCCACTCGAAAAATTACTTGTTAGATAGGTTCACTTGTGGAGTTTCCTTCAGCACGCAGTTGAACATCAAGAATGAGACAGTAATTTTGAGGGAAAATAGTAAGTATCTGTTGTTTACAATGCACTGTTTCAGGAAGCCGTATGGTGTTATTGTTACAATAAGCTGCATCGCACCATCTGCTCCAGAAGTTGGAGAATTCTCATACCATCTCTCCTACACTGTGGATGGGCACACTTTGACTTACGAATCCTCAAAGGTTAAGAGGGTTCTTGAAGTGAGCTGTCAAACCGGTCAAGAGAATTTCATGTTGATTCCTCACTGTTTGTTACGTGGGGATTTGTTGAAGATGGAGCTTTGCATCAGATCAAGAAGATCAATAACCGAGCAAGAAGGGTAG
- the LOC108854809 gene encoding uncharacterized protein LOC108854809, whose translation MGRSRDQANKAHKTRFSSKSSRNLHKTEDGGGSIGKAKGNHVKGTRSARLQRVKMLREQKRAEVLKEKRASEGSTSAPRVIVLFPLSASVDLNSLGDDVLKLLSNDDGDDGSGVISSSTVASSEYKLRVTVLKAPHGDLLTCMEMAKVADLIAFVASAKNVSNLIDSFGSQCLSVFRSIGLPSTTVLIRDLPSELKKKNDLKKMCASQLASEFPKDCKFDPADTRDELNNFMRLFKEQRLTVPYWRSQRPYVVAEKVGMLVGDESSGKCTLLLSGYLRARKLSVNQLVHVSGVGDFQLSEVEVLKDQFPLNERKKQNYMELDDLHEEEVLRSLHPDPMKQEPLVAENTPDPLAGEQTWPTEAEMAEADINQKQRKLKKRRTLPQGTSEYQAAWIIDEIDEDDSDNGDSNDDRMVLDKEEDQFSNQDQDFEDDKETLRDVDNETYNDSEMMDDESLTMEQYEDQMKKIKEAHAEDEEFPDEVETPIDQPARKRFAKYRGLKSLRTSSWDPNESLPQDYARIFAFDNLARTQKLVLKQALKMEEESRDDCVPTGSYVRLHIKEVPIVAASKLSSLVNTKPIIAFGLLQHESKMSVLHFSVKKYDGYEVPIKTKEELVFHVGFRQFVARPVFSTDNFNSDKHKMERFLHPGRNSLASVYGPISFPSLPLVVLKTSEGSDTPAVAALGSLKSIKPNKIILKKIILTGYPQRVSKMKASVRYMFHNPEDVRWFKPVEVWSKCGPRGRVKEPVGTHGAMKCIFNGVVQQHDVVCMKLYKRAYPKWPECMYPQLL comes from the exons ATGGGGCGCTCTCGAGATCAGGCCAATAAGGCTCACAAGACTCGTTTCTCCTCCAAATCTTCTCGAAATCTCCACAAAACAGAAGATGGAGGAGGCAGTATTGGTAAAGCGAAGGGTAACCATGTCAAAGGTACTAGATCTGCTCGTCTTCAGCGTGTCAAGATG CTTAGAGAGCAGAAGAGAGCTGAAGTTTTGAAGGAGAAGAGAGCTTCCGAAGGATCAACCAGTGCTCCTCGTGTTATC GTCTTGTTTCCTCTATCTGCTTCTGTGGATTTGAACTCACTTGGTGATGACGTTTTAAAGCTATTATCtaatgatgatggtgatgatggttCTGGAGTCATTTCTTCTTCCACAGTTGCATCTTCTGAGTATAAGCTAAGAGTAACT GTGTTGAAGGCCCCTCACGGGGATCTTCTGACATGCATGGAAATGGCCAAG GTTGCTGATTTGATTGCTTTTGTTGCATCTGCAAAGAATGTCTCTAACTTAATAGACTCATTCGGAAGTCAGTGCCTTTCTGTGTTCAGATCTATTGGTCTACCAAGCACCACTGTGTTGATCCGT GATTTACCCAGtgaattgaaaaagaaaaatgaccTGAAAAAGATGTGTGCCTCGCAACTGGCTTCTGAATTTCCTAAGGATTGTAAGTTTGATCCAGCAGATACCAGAGATGAGTTGAATAAC TTTATGAGGCTATTCAAGGAACAAAGGCTTACTGTACCTTATTGGAGAAGCCAACGGCCATATGTTGTGGCTGAGAAG GTTGGAATGCTAGTGGGTGAtgaaagctcaggaaagtgcaCTCTGCTTCTGTCTGGTTACTTGCGTGCTCGCAAACTATCTGTAAATCAGCTG GTCCATGTTTCTGGCGTCGGGGACTTCCAGCTCTCAGAAGTTGAAGTCCTGAAGGACCAATTTCCATTGAATGAAAGGAAAAAACAGAATTACATGGAACTGGATGATTTACATGAGGAAGAG GTGTTGAGGTCTCTGCATCCTGATCCCATGAAACAAGAGCCTTTAGTAGCTGAAAACACTCCAGATCCTTTAGCAGGGGAACAG ACATGGCCAACTGAGGCAGAGATGGCTGAGGCTGACATAAATCAGAAGCAGAGAAAGCTAAAGAAGAGGAGGACTTTGCCACAAGGAACGTCAGAATATCAG GCTGCTTGGATTATTGATGAAATAGATGAAGATGATTCTGATAATGGTGATTCCAATGATGATCGTATGGTATTGGATAAAGAAGAGGATCAGTTCTCCAATCAGGACCAAGATTTTGAGGATGATAAAGAAACACTGCGGGATGTGGATAATGAAACTTATAATGACTCGGAGATGATG GATGATGAAAGCTTGACAATGGAGCAGTATGAGGAtcaaatgaagaaaataaaggaGGCACATGCTGAAGATGAGG AATTTCCTGATGAAGTTGAGACACCCATTGATCAGCCTGCAAGAAAACGTTTTGCAAAGTACAGGGGTCTCAAATCCTTGCGAACGTCCTCGTGGGATCCAAAT GAGTCCCTACCTCAGGACTATGCCAGAATCTTTGCTTTTGATAATCTCGCAAGGACTCAAAAGCTTGTGCTCAAGCAAGCCCTGAAGATGGAAGAAGAAAGCAGAGATGATTGTGTACCAACTGGATCATATGTACGGCTGCATATCAAGGAAGTGCCTATCGTCGCTGCCTCTAAACTATCCTCCCTTGTGAACACGAAACCCATTATAGCATTTGGGCTTTTACAGCATGAATCCAAGATGTCTGTTTTGCACTTTAG CGTAAAGAAGTATGATGGTTACGAAGTtcctattaaaacaaaagaggagCTTGTGTTCCATGTTGGTTTCCGCCAATTCGTCGCAAG GCCAGTATTTTCAACCGACAATTTCAACTCAGACAAGCACAAGATGGAGCGGTTCCTGCATCCAGGGCGTAATTCATTGGCTTCAGTATACGGCCCAATATCCTTCCCATCACTTCCTTTGGTAGTTTTGAAGACTTCTGAAGGGTCGGATACTCCTGCCGTTGCTGCTCTTGGTTCCTTGAAAAGCATTAAACccaacaaaataattttgaagaagATAATATTAACTGG GTATCCTCAGAGAGTGTCAAAGATGAAAGCATCAGTGAGATATATGTTCCATAACCCGGAAGACGTGAGATGGTTTAAG CCTGTAGAAGTGTGGTCTAAATGTGGGCCTCGTGGTCGCGTTAAGGAGCCGGTGGGTACACATG GGGCAATGAAATGCATATTCAATGGAGTGGTGCAGCAACATGACGTTGTGTGCATGAAGTTGTACAAGCGTGCTTATCCCAAATGGCCCGAGTGTATGTACCCGCAGCTTCTCTGA